The proteins below come from a single Zhouia spongiae genomic window:
- a CDS encoding Gfo/Idh/MocA family protein produces the protein MNNKYKKIRWGIIGLGNIAEKFAEDMQAVDSGLLYAVGSRNSSKARNFAEKHHVQKAYDSYAGLLKDENIDAVYIATPHSLHKENALACLKNKKAVLCEKPLAMNEAEVKEMIYMAKSNNVLLMEAMWTYFLPHYRYVLELLDRNEFGKLKKLEADFGFKSEFDKKSRLFDKKLGGGSLLDIGIYPVFAALSVLGVPDKIDATAHFLDNNIDTQCQIKFTYPDQVIAQLKSTVIENTPTTATFYCEHGIIKINKNFYGPTTVSILSGTDSQTVDFGYHTKGYTYEIEHFNRLLIDGKKESPVMSHDFSLRLIKTLDQIRDQIGLKY, from the coding sequence ATGAACAACAAATATAAAAAGATACGTTGGGGGATTATCGGGTTAGGCAATATTGCCGAAAAATTTGCTGAAGATATGCAAGCCGTCGATAGCGGCCTGTTATATGCTGTTGGATCAAGAAATTCTTCTAAAGCACGAAATTTTGCTGAAAAACACCACGTACAAAAGGCATACGATTCTTATGCCGGTCTTTTAAAAGATGAAAATATTGATGCTGTTTATATCGCCACACCACATAGCTTGCACAAAGAAAACGCTTTGGCCTGTTTAAAAAACAAAAAAGCAGTTCTATGTGAAAAACCTTTGGCGATGAATGAAGCCGAAGTAAAAGAAATGATCTACATGGCAAAAAGCAATAATGTACTTTTAATGGAGGCCATGTGGACTTATTTTTTGCCACATTACCGGTATGTTCTGGAACTTCTTGACAGAAATGAATTTGGAAAACTTAAAAAACTGGAAGCTGATTTCGGTTTTAAATCTGAATTCGATAAGAAATCCAGGCTTTTCGATAAAAAACTCGGAGGAGGAAGTCTTTTAGATATTGGGATTTACCCTGTATTTGCTGCATTGTCTGTCTTGGGAGTACCGGATAAAATTGATGCTACTGCCCACTTTCTGGATAATAATATTGACACTCAGTGTCAAATAAAATTCACTTATCCGGATCAAGTGATTGCTCAATTGAAAAGTACTGTCATAGAAAACACACCTACAACTGCAACCTTTTATTGTGAACACGGGATCATAAAAATAAACAAGAATTTTTACGGCCCGACAACTGTGAGCATCCTGTCAGGAACAGATAGCCAGACAGTCGATTTTGGCTATCATACAAAAGGGTATACTTATGAAATTGAACATTTTAACCGGCTCCTCATCGATGGTAAGAAGGAAAGTCCGGTCATGAGCCATGATTTCAGCCTCCGGCTCATAAAAACCCTGGATCAGATCAGAGATCAAATTGGACTGAAATATTAA
- the nth gene encoding endonuclease III: MTKAEKVDFVIDKLEELYPKIPVPLDHKDPYTLLIAVLLSAQSTDVRVNQITPVLFDRADNPYRMAKVPVEEIREIIKPVGLSPKKSKAISELSQILIDKYNGEVPEELEALETLPGVGHKTASVVVSQAFGIPAFPVDTHIHRLMYRWGLSNGKNVVQTEKDAKRLFPIDKWNNLHLQIIWYGRQYSPARGWDIDKDIITKTIGRKTVIDDYYKTKKTR; encoded by the coding sequence ATGACGAAAGCAGAAAAAGTTGACTTTGTAATTGATAAGCTGGAAGAATTATATCCGAAAATTCCTGTTCCGCTAGATCATAAAGATCCTTATACCTTATTGATTGCGGTATTATTGTCTGCTCAAAGCACCGATGTACGGGTAAATCAGATTACTCCTGTCTTGTTTGACAGAGCGGACAATCCTTATCGAATGGCTAAAGTGCCGGTGGAAGAAATCCGTGAGATCATTAAACCGGTAGGGTTGTCACCAAAAAAGTCTAAAGCTATTTCTGAACTATCTCAAATACTAATAGACAAATACAATGGTGAAGTACCGGAAGAACTGGAGGCTCTGGAAACATTACCCGGTGTAGGTCACAAAACAGCCAGTGTTGTGGTCAGTCAGGCATTTGGAATCCCTGCCTTTCCGGTAGACACCCACATTCACAGGCTGATGTATCGCTGGGGCTTATCCAACGGTAAAAATGTCGTACAAACGGAAAAAGATGCGAAAAGACTGTTTCCTATAGATAAATGGAACAACCTGCATCTTCAGATTATCTGGTATGGCCGTCAGTACTCGCCGGCACGTGGCTGGGATATTGATAAAGATATAATAACCAAAACTATTGGAAGAAAAACGGTAATAGACGACTATTATAAAACAAAAAAGACCCGTTAG
- a CDS encoding RNA polymerase sigma factor, which translates to MEQLPKDSALIRRYLQGEEQALEILINRHSARIYSFIFSKVCDRDITEDIFQETFIKVINTLKKGRYNEEGKFVPWVMRIAQNLVIDHFRKNVRMPKFEGTDDFNIFTVLGDTALNVEKQIIKDQVDNDIRLLIEQLPEDQKQVLIMRMYKDMSFKEIADVTGVSINTALGRMRYAIINMRKIIEKNNIILTN; encoded by the coding sequence ATGGAACAATTGCCCAAAGACTCTGCTCTTATTAGACGATATCTGCAAGGAGAAGAACAAGCCTTGGAAATTTTAATCAACAGACATTCAGCCCGTATTTATAGTTTTATCTTTTCGAAGGTATGTGATCGCGACATAACTGAAGATATTTTTCAGGAAACTTTTATTAAAGTAATCAATACTTTAAAGAAAGGCAGGTATAATGAAGAAGGAAAATTTGTGCCCTGGGTGATGAGGATCGCTCAGAATTTAGTTATAGACCATTTCAGAAAGAATGTACGGATGCCTAAATTTGAAGGCACCGACGATTTTAATATATTTACCGTATTGGGTGATACTGCATTAAATGTAGAAAAGCAGATTATCAAAGACCAGGTAGACAATGATATCCGTTTATTGATTGAGCAATTGCCGGAAGATCAAAAACAGGTGCTAATCATGAGGATGTATAAAGACATGAGCTTTAAGGAAATAGCCGATGTCACCGGTGTGAGTATCAATACCGCCCTGGGCAGAATGCGTTATGCAATTATTAACATGCGGAAAATTATAGAAAAGAATAATATTATTTTAACTAATTAA
- the bcp gene encoding thioredoxin-dependent thiol peroxidase yields MNTLKAGDKVKAFTVSDQDGNKISLSDYKGKKLVVFFYPKASTPGCTAEACNLRDHYKELQEKGYELLGVSADSEKRQSNFKNKYEFPFPLLADENKEVINIFGVWGPKKFMGREYDGIHRKTFIIDENGVVERVIDKVKTKDHAAQILEEV; encoded by the coding sequence ATGAATACATTAAAAGCAGGAGATAAGGTAAAGGCGTTTACCGTAAGCGATCAGGATGGTAATAAGATTTCATTATCAGATTATAAAGGAAAAAAGTTAGTGGTTTTCTTTTACCCTAAGGCAAGTACCCCCGGCTGTACCGCCGAAGCATGTAATTTAAGGGATCATTATAAAGAGTTACAAGAAAAAGGATACGAGTTGTTGGGGGTCAGTGCAGATTCTGAGAAACGTCAATCTAATTTTAAGAATAAATACGAATTTCCATTTCCGTTATTGGCAGATGAAAACAAAGAAGTCATTAATATTTTTGGGGTCTGGGGACCTAAGAAGTTTATGGGGAGGGAATACGATGGTATTCATAGAAAAACATTTATCATAGATGAAAATGGAGTTGTAGAGCGGGTAATTGATAAAGTTAAAACGAAAGACCACGCAGCTCAAATTCTGGAAGAAGTATAA
- a CDS encoding AraC family transcriptional regulator, which translates to MKPIPFKIPKSEGSSLRVQIDEGPHFYDRLHYHNEIQVTTIQKGEGILYSGNNMVQFNPGDTFILGSNIPHLMKSAKPYFSPDSNGVYSVSLFFDQNSFGSDFFHIPELKNIYALLGKSKRGIKVIDDCNKYIHQQILEMVDLKNTALIIQLLHILNEIDKTSKNYINSDVYRFSINEKDGQRLNDIISYTFNRLEEDITIEDIASIANLSRSQFSRYFKLHTRKTYIEFLNELRIESACNLLLDKKNTIENICYDVGFKNLSNFNRQFKKIKQLTPSEYRSIRLK; encoded by the coding sequence ATGAAGCCTATCCCATTCAAAATACCTAAATCTGAAGGTTCTTCCCTCCGTGTTCAAATAGATGAAGGACCTCACTTTTACGATCGGCTTCATTACCACAATGAAATACAGGTGACCACAATCCAAAAGGGAGAGGGCATTTTATATAGCGGGAATAATATGGTCCAGTTTAATCCGGGCGATACGTTTATTCTGGGGAGTAATATTCCACATTTAATGAAAAGTGCCAAACCTTATTTTTCTCCTGATTCAAATGGCGTTTATTCTGTTTCCCTGTTTTTTGATCAAAATTCATTTGGCTCCGATTTTTTTCACATCCCTGAGCTAAAAAATATATACGCCCTTCTCGGAAAGAGTAAACGGGGAATTAAAGTTATTGATGATTGTAATAAGTACATCCATCAACAGATTTTAGAAATGGTCGATCTAAAAAACACAGCGCTTATCATACAACTTCTCCATATTTTAAATGAAATCGACAAAACTTCCAAGAACTATATTAATTCAGACGTTTACCGGTTTTCCATTAATGAAAAAGACGGGCAACGTTTAAACGATATCATTTCATATACCTTTAATAGGTTAGAAGAAGATATTACTATTGAAGATATTGCATCCATTGCTAATTTGAGTCGTTCGCAATTCAGCAGGTATTTCAAACTGCATACGAGAAAGACGTATATTGAATTTTTAAATGAACTTCGAATCGAATCTGCATGCAACTTGTTACTGGATAAAAAAAACACTATTGAAAATATCTGTTATGATGTAGGCTTTAAAAATCTTTCGAATTTCAACAGGCAGTTCAAAAAAATAAAACAACTAACCCCCTCCGAATACAGGTCTATCCGGTTAAAATAA
- a CDS encoding sodium:solute symporter, with product MESIDWIVLSGTLLFIVLYGYFKTRGSKNVSDYILGGNEAKWWTVGLSVMATQASAITFLSTPGQAFHDGMGFVQFYFGLPLAMIIICMVFVPIYHKLKVYTAYEFLEGRFDLKTRSLAAILFLIQRGLAAGITIFAPSIILSAVLGWDLKTLNLIIGVLVIIYTVSGGTNAVSVTQKQQMFVIMTGMFIAFFLILSYLPNDVTFYKALKIAGANDKLNIVDFSFDTSSRYTFWSGITGGLFLALAYFGTDQSQVQRYLSGKSVRESQLGLIFNGLLKVPMQFFILLVGIMVFVFYQFNPAPLNFNPAATEAVMNSEIAREYQELEKDYKKLEREKKMAQDHFSSVLDVKDFDMTLEAKQHIQEINKKEKEYRNSAKKIINTVNKDLETNDKDYVFIHFILNNLPKGLIGLLLAVILSAAMSSTASELNALGTITTIDLYQRFQKKERTEKHFLKATKWFTFLWGIIAILFANFGSLFENLIQLVNIIGSIFYGNILGIFLIAFFIKFIKGNATFIAAILTQIIIIVTYYFAIGIQPEGQEKLSYLWLNFIGCLSVILLALIFQLMTSSRHEQQI from the coding sequence ATGGAGTCGATTGATTGGATTGTATTATCGGGTACGCTGTTATTTATTGTTCTTTACGGATACTTTAAAACGAGGGGAAGTAAAAATGTAAGTGACTATATTCTGGGCGGTAATGAAGCTAAATGGTGGACAGTAGGGCTGTCGGTAATGGCTACCCAGGCAAGTGCTATTACCTTTTTATCAACTCCCGGTCAGGCATTTCACGACGGAATGGGCTTTGTACAGTTCTATTTCGGCTTACCTCTTGCCATGATCATCATCTGTATGGTCTTTGTACCGATTTACCACAAACTTAAGGTATATACCGCCTATGAATTCCTCGAGGGCAGGTTTGATCTGAAAACACGATCGCTGGCGGCCATCCTCTTTTTAATTCAAAGAGGCCTTGCAGCCGGTATTACAATTTTTGCACCTTCAATCATCCTTTCTGCCGTATTAGGATGGGATCTGAAAACATTGAATCTCATCATTGGCGTTTTGGTTATTATCTATACCGTATCGGGGGGTACAAACGCGGTGAGTGTTACCCAAAAACAACAAATGTTTGTTATTATGACGGGGATGTTCATAGCCTTTTTTCTTATTTTGAGCTACCTGCCCAATGATGTTACATTTTATAAGGCACTTAAAATAGCCGGTGCCAATGATAAATTAAACATCGTTGACTTTTCCTTTGATACTTCAAGTCGATATACTTTCTGGAGCGGAATAACGGGAGGCTTGTTTCTTGCGTTGGCCTATTTTGGAACCGATCAGAGCCAGGTACAAAGATACCTTTCGGGCAAATCCGTCAGAGAAAGTCAATTGGGCCTTATTTTTAACGGATTACTCAAAGTCCCCATGCAGTTCTTTATTTTATTGGTAGGAATCATGGTTTTTGTTTTTTATCAATTCAATCCTGCTCCTCTTAATTTTAATCCTGCAGCTACGGAAGCTGTAATGAATTCTGAAATAGCCCGGGAATATCAGGAGCTCGAAAAAGATTATAAAAAACTCGAAAGGGAAAAAAAGATGGCCCAGGATCATTTTTCATCGGTATTGGATGTAAAAGATTTTGACATGACCCTTGAAGCCAAACAACATATTCAGGAAATTAATAAAAAAGAAAAAGAATACCGTAATTCGGCCAAGAAAATAATCAATACGGTAAATAAAGACCTTGAAACAAATGACAAGGATTATGTCTTTATTCATTTCATCCTGAATAATCTGCCTAAAGGACTCATAGGTTTATTGTTGGCTGTTATTCTATCTGCGGCCATGTCTTCTACCGCATCCGAGTTAAATGCATTAGGAACCATAACAACCATCGATCTGTACCAGCGTTTTCAGAAAAAGGAACGCACTGAAAAACACTTTCTAAAGGCCACCAAATGGTTCACGTTCCTATGGGGGATCATTGCAATTTTATTTGCCAATTTCGGATCTCTTTTTGAAAACCTTATTCAACTTGTCAATATCATTGGCTCCATATTTTACGGTAACATCCTGGGGATTTTCCTGATAGCATTTTTCATTAAATTCATTAAAGGCAATGCAACTTTCATTGCTGCCATACTTACCCAGATAATTATCATCGTTACTTATTATTTTGCTATCGGAATTCAACCGGAAGGACAAGAAAAACTTAGTTATTTATGGCTAAACTTCATAGGGTGCCTGTCGGTTATTTTACTTGCTCTGATTTTTCAATTAATGACTTCCAGCCGTCATGAACAACAAATATAA
- a CDS encoding NAD(P)/FAD-dependent oxidoreductase, producing MSKKSVHIIGGGVIGLCAAWYLNESGAEVTVIDKGDLKDGASHGNAGMVVPSHVIPLSSPGMISQGIKWMFDSKSPFYVKPRIDLSLLQWTYKFYKSCNEAHVRRAMPALFRLNEWSKQLYNDFVLRPEFEFDFVQNGLLMLYKTVHQEKEERELAEKAGEIGLEAQVMDATGIKKLEPGIQLDVLGGVYFPGDANLHPNKFMEQLVRALEEKGVRFMTNTEVVDFRTHSGKVKELLFKEGNRIKVDNLLIAGGSWSSRLLKKLGVKIHLQEGKGYSATIKNADIKPNIPSILTEGKVAVSPMGKDLRIGGTLELGGMSTNINKNRLQGIFDNLPKYYPDLKLNLNDINKVWYGYRPCTPDGMPYIDKVKSVENLFVATGHAMMGMSMGPATGKLISEMIIDSKQSMDTTLFGVDRF from the coding sequence ATGAGTAAAAAATCTGTACATATTATCGGGGGAGGAGTTATTGGTCTGTGTGCTGCATGGTACCTCAATGAGAGCGGAGCAGAGGTCACTGTAATTGATAAAGGAGACCTTAAGGATGGCGCTTCTCATGGAAATGCCGGAATGGTAGTACCGAGTCATGTGATTCCGTTATCCTCACCGGGTATGATATCCCAGGGTATAAAATGGATGTTTGACAGTAAAAGTCCGTTTTATGTAAAACCACGGATAGACCTATCACTGTTGCAATGGACGTATAAATTCTACAAGTCTTGCAATGAAGCGCATGTAAGAAGGGCAATGCCTGCATTATTTCGTCTTAACGAATGGAGTAAGCAGTTGTATAATGATTTTGTACTCAGACCGGAATTTGAATTTGATTTTGTACAAAACGGTTTGCTGATGTTGTATAAAACGGTGCATCAGGAAAAAGAAGAAAGAGAGCTTGCGGAAAAAGCCGGCGAAATCGGGTTAGAAGCACAAGTGATGGATGCAACCGGAATTAAAAAACTTGAACCGGGTATTCAGCTGGATGTGCTGGGAGGTGTTTATTTTCCGGGAGATGCAAATTTGCACCCGAATAAGTTTATGGAACAGCTTGTACGAGCACTTGAAGAAAAAGGAGTTCGTTTTATGACAAACACAGAAGTTGTTGATTTCAGGACGCATTCCGGCAAAGTAAAGGAGTTACTCTTTAAGGAAGGAAATCGTATTAAGGTTGATAATCTATTAATTGCCGGAGGATCATGGTCTTCCCGTTTACTGAAAAAGCTTGGAGTCAAAATTCACCTTCAAGAAGGTAAGGGGTACAGTGCAACGATAAAAAATGCAGATATAAAGCCGAATATTCCATCCATTCTGACCGAAGGTAAAGTAGCGGTATCTCCTATGGGAAAAGATCTTAGGATAGGGGGAACATTAGAGTTGGGGGGGATGTCTACAAACATAAATAAGAACAGGTTACAGGGAATTTTTGATAACCTGCCCAAGTATTATCCGGATTTAAAATTGAATCTGAATGATATAAATAAGGTTTGGTATGGTTACAGACCTTGTACACCTGATGGTATGCCTTATATCGATAAGGTTAAAAGTGTAGAGAATCTTTTTGTAGCAACAGGACATGCAATGATGGGAATGAGCATGGGACCGGCTACAGGAAAGTTAATTTCAGAAATGATAATAGACAGCAAACAGTCTATGGATACAACATTGTTTGGTGTCGACAGATTTTAA
- the uvrA gene encoding excinuclease ABC subunit UvrA — protein sequence MTDILALDPKQHIIIKGAKLHNLKNINVAIPRNKLVVITGLSGSGKSSLAFDTLYAEGQRRYVESLSSYARQFLGRLDKPKVDYIKGIAPAIAIEQKVNSTNPRSTVGTTTEIYDYLKLLYARIGKTYSPVSGKEVKKHTVSDVVDYVNRFKDGSKLLLMSPVHIPEDRSVLQMLKILAQQGYARIKYKGEVVRIDDINEEIDHDFLLVVDRIVVRKDEDFFNRLADAAGTAYFEGKGECIIEELPSGLQTHFTNKFELDGIQFLEPNVHLFSFNNPFGACPTCEGYGDIIGIDQDLVIPNTGLSVYENCIFPWRGESMSWYRDQLVNNAYKFDFPIHKPWFELREEQKELVWKGNQYFIGLNDFFTELEEKSYKIQNRVMLSRYRGKTKCTTCQGKRLRPEANYVKLGNRTITDLVETPLHSLATFFSSLKLSEYDEKVASRLLKEINNRLLFLSNVGLEYLTLNRKSNTLSGGESQRINLATSLGSSLVGSMYILDEPSIGLHPKDTEKLINVLKSLRDLGNTVIVVEHDEDIMKAADEIIDIGPEAGTHGGEVVSTGTYNNILQSDSLTAQYLNGTLEIKVPEKRRTSKNYIEIIGARENNLKNINVKFPLNMLTIVTGVSGSGKSTLVKKILYPAILKETGGYGEKPGHFTKIEGNYNSIASVEFVDQNPIGRSSRSNPVTYIKAYDDIRGLFTDQKLAQLRGYKPKHFSFNVDGGRCETCKGEGEVTIEMQFMADVHLECETCKGKRFKKEILEVKFEDKNIDDILNLTIDDAIDFFCKYEQTKIVNKLQPLQDVGLGYVTLGQSSSTLSGGEAQRIKLASFLVKGNSSDKTLFIFDEPTTGLHFHDIQKLLTSFEALIEKGHSIIVIEHNLDLIKCADHIIDLGPEGGEKGGELVANGTPEEIIKEKKSFTARYLKEKLKPVNA from the coding sequence ATGACCGATATATTAGCATTAGACCCAAAGCAACATATCATTATAAAAGGGGCAAAACTACATAACCTGAAAAATATCAATGTAGCTATTCCCCGCAATAAACTGGTAGTCATAACCGGTTTGTCCGGCTCCGGTAAATCCAGCCTTGCCTTTGATACTTTATATGCTGAAGGGCAAAGAAGATATGTTGAAAGCCTGTCGTCTTATGCCAGGCAATTTTTAGGACGTCTAGACAAACCAAAAGTAGATTATATAAAAGGAATTGCCCCCGCTATAGCTATTGAACAAAAGGTTAATTCTACCAATCCAAGATCAACAGTTGGTACGACTACCGAAATTTATGATTATTTAAAACTTTTATATGCCCGTATCGGTAAAACCTACTCCCCTGTTTCCGGGAAAGAAGTAAAAAAACACACGGTCTCTGATGTAGTCGATTACGTAAACCGATTTAAGGACGGCAGTAAGTTACTGCTTATGTCTCCGGTACACATCCCCGAAGACCGCAGTGTATTACAGATGTTGAAAATATTGGCCCAACAGGGATATGCAAGAATCAAATACAAAGGAGAGGTGGTCCGTATTGATGATATAAATGAAGAGATAGATCATGACTTCCTGCTGGTGGTTGATCGTATTGTTGTAAGAAAAGACGAGGATTTCTTTAACCGATTGGCCGATGCCGCCGGTACAGCATATTTTGAGGGGAAAGGAGAATGTATTATTGAAGAACTGCCTTCCGGACTGCAAACTCACTTCACTAATAAATTTGAATTAGACGGAATCCAGTTTCTGGAACCAAATGTTCATTTGTTTAGTTTCAATAATCCATTTGGTGCCTGCCCAACATGTGAAGGCTATGGCGACATTATCGGTATCGATCAGGATCTGGTTATTCCTAATACAGGACTCTCTGTATATGAGAACTGTATTTTCCCATGGCGTGGGGAAAGTATGAGTTGGTACAGAGACCAATTGGTGAATAATGCCTACAAATTTGATTTTCCTATTCATAAACCCTGGTTTGAACTTAGAGAGGAGCAAAAAGAACTGGTTTGGAAAGGAAATCAATATTTTATCGGATTAAATGACTTCTTTACCGAACTGGAAGAAAAAAGTTATAAAATCCAGAATCGGGTGATGCTCTCTCGCTATCGGGGAAAAACAAAATGTACCACATGCCAGGGGAAAAGGCTACGACCTGAAGCGAATTATGTTAAGCTTGGTAACAGAACCATCACTGATTTGGTTGAAACACCCTTACATTCGCTGGCGACATTCTTTTCTTCATTGAAGCTATCTGAATACGACGAAAAAGTAGCTTCCCGTTTGTTAAAAGAAATAAATAACCGTTTACTTTTTTTATCTAATGTAGGCTTAGAATATCTAACACTGAACAGAAAGTCAAACACACTATCCGGGGGTGAATCACAACGGATCAACCTGGCTACTTCCCTCGGCAGTAGTTTGGTGGGATCTATGTACATACTTGATGAACCCAGCATTGGATTGCATCCTAAAGATACCGAGAAGCTTATTAATGTATTGAAATCGCTCCGGGATCTTGGAAATACCGTTATCGTTGTTGAACATGACGAAGATATTATGAAAGCGGCCGATGAAATTATCGACATTGGCCCGGAAGCAGGTACTCATGGAGGCGAAGTAGTATCTACAGGGACATATAATAACATACTGCAAAGTGATTCCCTGACCGCACAATACCTCAACGGCACTCTTGAAATTAAGGTTCCTGAAAAAAGGCGGACATCCAAAAATTATATAGAAATCATTGGAGCCCGGGAAAATAACCTGAAGAATATCAATGTGAAGTTCCCTTTAAACATGCTGACCATTGTTACAGGGGTTTCAGGAAGTGGAAAAAGTACCTTGGTAAAGAAGATTTTATACCCGGCAATTCTGAAGGAAACAGGAGGATATGGGGAGAAACCCGGGCATTTCACTAAAATTGAGGGCAACTACAACTCTATAGCTTCTGTCGAGTTTGTCGATCAAAATCCAATCGGAAGGTCTTCCCGCAGTAATCCGGTTACTTATATTAAGGCATATGATGATATCCGTGGCCTGTTTACCGATCAAAAACTAGCTCAATTACGTGGCTATAAACCAAAACATTTTTCATTTAATGTCGATGGCGGACGTTGTGAGACTTGTAAAGGTGAAGGCGAAGTTACCATAGAGATGCAATTTATGGCCGATGTACATCTGGAATGTGAGACCTGCAAGGGAAAAAGATTTAAGAAGGAGATCCTGGAAGTTAAGTTTGAAGACAAAAACATTGATGATATTTTAAACCTTACTATCGATGATGCCATTGATTTCTTTTGCAAGTACGAACAAACAAAAATCGTAAACAAACTCCAACCGCTACAGGATGTCGGGCTGGGATATGTGACTCTTGGACAAAGTTCTTCTACACTTTCAGGAGGTGAAGCCCAGCGTATTAAACTCGCTTCTTTCCTTGTAAAAGGAAATTCAAGTGATAAAACCCTTTTTATTTTTGATGAACCGACAACCGGACTGCATTTCCACGACATACAAAAACTTTTAACCTCATTTGAGGCGCTCATCGAAAAAGGGCACTCTATCATCGTTATTGAGCATAATCTCGACCTTATCAAGTGTGCCGATCACATCATCGACCTCGGACCGGAAGGTGGTGAAAAAGGCGGAGAGCTGGTTGCAAATGGTACCCCCGAAGAAATCATCAAAGAAAAGAAAAGCTTTACTGCCCGATATTTAAAAGAAAAGCTTAAGCCTGTTAATGCCTGA
- a CDS encoding 4-hydroxyproline epimerase, whose amino-acid sequence MKKRFFCIDAHTCGNPVRLVAGGGPDLDGSNIMDKRLHFLKEYDWIRKGLMFEPRGHDMMSGSILYPPSDPKNDIGVLFIETSGCLPMCGHGTIGTVTIMIEEGLVIPKVPGKLRLETPAGLVNVEYVQENGKVKSVKLINVASFLYKEELIVNCPDLGALVVDVAYGGNFYAIVDPQKNFKGIQHYNVSQLVTWSPVIRQLLNEKYEFRHPVDTNINGLSHILWTGETISDNADARNAVFYGDRAIDRSPCGTGTSARMAQWYAKGKLKEGEHFVHESYIGSEFIGKVEGVTTCGNYTAIIPSITGWAKIYGYNTIVIDDEDDPYAHGFQVI is encoded by the coding sequence GTGAAGAAACGTTTTTTTTGTATAGATGCCCATACATGCGGCAATCCGGTTCGTCTGGTGGCCGGTGGAGGTCCGGATCTGGATGGATCGAACATAATGGACAAACGGTTACATTTTCTGAAAGAATACGATTGGATAAGGAAAGGGTTGATGTTTGAACCCAGGGGACACGATATGATGTCAGGAAGTATTCTTTACCCTCCGTCTGATCCGAAGAACGATATAGGTGTTTTATTTATCGAAACCAGCGGATGCCTGCCGATGTGCGGCCATGGTACTATAGGAACAGTAACGATTATGATAGAGGAGGGGTTGGTAATTCCAAAAGTACCGGGGAAGTTGCGATTGGAAACTCCGGCCGGATTAGTGAACGTTGAATACGTACAGGAAAATGGCAAGGTAAAATCGGTAAAACTAATCAATGTAGCGTCTTTTCTTTATAAAGAAGAACTCATTGTTAATTGCCCCGACTTAGGAGCGTTAGTTGTAGATGTAGCCTACGGCGGAAATTTTTATGCTATTGTAGATCCACAGAAAAACTTCAAGGGAATTCAGCATTACAATGTTTCGCAACTGGTAACCTGGAGCCCGGTTATCAGGCAATTATTAAACGAAAAATATGAATTCAGACATCCTGTCGATACCAATATTAATGGCCTAAGTCATATACTGTGGACGGGAGAAACAATTTCCGATAATGCTGATGCAAGAAATGCAGTCTTCTACGGCGACAGGGCTATAGACCGCTCTCCTTGCGGTACGGGTACATCAGCGCGGATGGCACAATGGTATGCAAAGGGTAAATTAAAAGAAGGAGAGCATTTTGTGCATGAGAGCTATATCGGATCTGAATTTATTGGGAAAGTAGAAGGTGTTACAACATGTGGTAATTACACTGCTATAATTCCCAGTATTACCGGTTGGGCTAAAATATATGGATACAATACAATTGTGATAGATGATGAAGATGATCCATATGCACATGGTTTTCAAGTAATTTAG